TTTCCGTGTTGCACTCTGTCATTCAACggttttttattcattatcCGTCGCCCAGCGTGCACTGGATCGCTTTTACCACTTTATCGAGGCGGCGATTTTACGAGCGTATTTCCCACATTtcgttttatctttttcccccaaaaaatatctTCGAATCAGTGATAGAGAGGGAGAGGAagtagagagaagagagacaaAACAATATAGGCGTAGGCCtatgttgtaaaaaaaacagagCTTTTTTTGACGGGATAAGATACGAAATggttgaagagagaaaaaaaacgtttgaGTAGCAAAGAGAgacaagggaaaaagaaaggacGACAAATGCAAAAGGTATGCATAACGGTAAGTATGGTGCTattctctcatttttttttttctttgaagtcgttttttttttttttttttaactcgcgACGGGGCCCTTGTAGTCGTTGCATTGAGtgagggagagaagaaaaaaaatttaaagaagagATGGAACgcgatggagaaaaaaaaattcgttgcaCACAGGAAGtgagaagggggaaaaaaatatcttgaacgagagagagaaaaaaaatagtcaaCTATATACAGCTTCCCATTTAAATTGATGAAACTATTTGCCCAAAAACATTCTTCAAATGGGTGTAAAGAAAAACCATCTTTGCCTATAGtatagtttttaaatttaggctCTGGtccgcattttgtttttttccattcctaccaaaatattttcgaatttgCACTGTTGCACTAAAAAGTAATCACCGTACATTTTAAGTCGTTGACACATCAGTAGGTTATTTGCACGCGCTGCTAATAGTCCGTTTTGCTCCGCGAGCAGCATTAAAGTATATCTGCGCACTTGTAGATTACCGCAatatatcttttttatttctttttctaatacGTTATCACTGACCATGGCTTGATTTTCCATGTATTGATGATGCTGTAGTAGGAGTGGTTGGCCGTCGTTCATCTTCCGTTTTATAGGAATATTGGGGTGGCCAAATatccatttttgatttttctcttgattGCAATCGCTCAATGAAGGCTGTAGGCCTTCTTTTGCTGTAAGACAACCTTCGCGGTCGTCGACCATACCAGTAATTTCTAACGTCTCGCTATTCCagcgaaaattaaatttttgtctaCATTGTGATGATTTTACATGAAAATAAGTGGGTTTTGGCTTGTCCGtcgggattttttcttttcttatgggAGAACGGTAGCGAGAATAGTTGATAGCGCATATAACTTCGCTGGCGCTATACAATTAGCATGCACTAAACCatgttctttattatttatagcaATTTTGTTACCTATTAAAATGAATTCATGTGGTTTTTGACCATCACACGGCGCATTTTGCATATTAATATCTAGACAAATTTGGGTTTCCATATTGTAAATATGGGACCAATTTTGTGCGATTATATGGAGGTATGCGGCGTCAAGATTTTTTAGTTTACGTAGTGGTCgtttgcaaatattttctaaattttcatGATAAAAGAATTCTAGCTGAGCCGTATTATCTACTAATTTAAATGAACTTGTGTCGACTTTTGAGACTAAACCTTTCCCATTTTTAAGTTCTTTCAAACGGCATTGGTCAGATATGTTTGATGCATCCCACACAATGATTGAGTTGTGATGTCGCACAAAAGACACATCTGAGTTATTTGTTAGAATGCCATATGGGGAACTAATAGGACAATTTAAGCAATCTTTTCTTAGCGTTATTCTCTGTAGCAGGAAGTTAATTATACCGTATTCTTTGGTCTGCATCCAAGCTCCCTCACCCACTGGTGAAGCTGTAAATGCAAAAGAATCTTGCGCGCCTTCCATTCCGTTTTCGAAACATCTATGGTACTGTACCATTTCCCAACATTCTTTTTTCGCCAGATTTGGAGGTCCCGTTTCGTTCTAATTTCGGCTGGAAGCTGTAGATCAATTGAATTTTGGGTAGCTTCTTCAGGAACTGAATCAGAGTCTGGGTGTTCTCTAGAAGTATCTTCCGAAATGTGTCGAAGGATTCGAGTAGGAAATCGAACATGAATTCGATTGGATGaagtaagaactcagaaaagTCCGGtaaggttttaaaaaaagatggcgGGTTGTTTCCAATAGAGGGCGGAGGATTCACGTTAACTGAAAACTATAAGAGATGTTTGCCTCGGTAGCGGCGGCGGTCCCAGAGGGGTCGATGGATCCAACCAGTACAatttgggggaggggggaggtAAACTGGTTCGCTGCCACCATATGAAAGACTTCTCCCGTCTCCCGACCTGCTGTCCTAAAGGCTTGACCGCGTGATCAATACTTTCGGCCGGCAGGTATGAGGTTGGGTTCGAAGGCTTCATGTGATGTTAGCTATTATAGAAGGCACAACCATTTCGGAACTTAATGCCGGTACATGTTACGACAGAGGGGCGGCGGAGTCAAGATGGGGCGGTGAAAAAGGCGATCTAGCGGGCGGTGGTGGTTATGGTTGGCGCCAGATGAGAGTGAAGCGGCGGTCGGGACTGGGTGAAGTGGTGGTCGGGACTGGATGATGAAGGCGAAGCGTTCACTACAATCTGGATCTGTGTTAGCGGAAGCGGAATGCACGGCACGGTTTCCCTCAAcactaaaagtttttttttttcactaatGGTACAATCACAAACACAAAACTATTTGAGCGACGAGCGCTACAGCCACCCGTGCAGTACGCGTATCGAAAAGGGACTGGATCATCGGCCAAAACGACCAGCTATTTATTTAAAGTCGCAAGGTCAGATGTTTTTAATCGCCGCCGAGGGAATTGATATTCTGCGTGCTACATATTTTGTTATCAAAGTTCATGGAAGGTCAAAATGTTGGTGTACAATGGACAAGGTTAGCGATAAGAAAGTTCAACGGAGGGCAAGTCATAAAAAGAGGGTGTGAACAATTAGGGTTTGAGGCTTTAAGCGAAACAAGGTGTGAATACTCCGGTCCCAGGGGAACCGGTCAAGACTCAGTCATCTGGCCTTGCCATATGTTAAGAAGGGTAAACCGATACAATTTATTCATTTGGACACACTAcaacttaaatttaaatgcaTTAAATATTAATGTTCAATCTTCGCGACGCTTGCGGTCGATGGATCCACacggtagtttttttttcaaattaatgttTCCCTAATTTTATAAAACATGATAAAACAAGCGAGTGGTTATGGTAACCAACAGCCTAACATTATGGTATCCGAACATGAGTTCAAAGCTCTTTTAGCAAGCAAAACTTTTAATGCacataataaaaatgtattcattAAACGATCAGAAAATTTATTGTCGAAGTATGTATCGTAATTTGTATTCATAATTTAACTAGCTCACAAAGAGCGCCATTTAATTCTCATCACCaatgaataatgaaagatTTCACAAGGCCAGTATTATTCGGTTGAATGACTCGTGCATGTCAACCATCAAGTGCGCATTGCGATTTGGTAATCTCAGAAAATATAACATTTGGAATGCCAGATCGAGCTGATGCTTCTAATATGGccggaaatttattttcctcgcgactctaaaaagaaaatgttatatATTTGTCGCAATAAACAGCAAAATTCCAATTTCGTGAAACGGTTCCAATCTTATTTAACCAATGCAGACAAGCTTTTCGATTAATTATAAACACCATATTCTATTTAATTTGTGTCGCTTTTTAATCACCGCGTTACTTATACttaattctcaattaaaataatgGACATAAGAGTCCAAGTAATAACTTGGCACAGCTAGAATATTGGAGTgtagtttagaaaaagaaacatttgtaTTTCTTGATGAATCCTCATTCCAATATACCAAGGTACATTACCAGaacaacataaattttaattcccGATTGCATaatctcaaaagaaaattcaactttccGAACAACCCATCAAGAGAGAATCAACAATTTGTCAAGGACGGGTCGAAGTGAAAGCAGCTTGCTGGATGTCACACAGCCAAGTGGAGTGATCCCGTTTCGCCGTGCTCCATCCATCTGTGGTCATCACCTCGTTCGGGAAACTGCGAAGAAAGTTCAGTGCGTTCCGCTTCAAGTAATCTGCGCAATGGCCATCGGCAAGAATGAGCAACTCGATGCAATTGTCTGCCGAGATTTCGTTGACCAAATACTTTTCGCAGGCCGTCATCAGACTCCCGAGAAGATATTTCCCGGCAGCCGCCAAAAGTCCAGTCGTCAGCGTCTTCATTTTGATGACAGGTATCCGGCCCGTGTAGACGAAACGGAGCAGTTCTTGAAACACTTCCGGGTCCACGTCGTTGATTTTCACTTGGTGAGATAAGTTCTCGGCGGTTTCGTGATCGAACATGGCGGCGAAGACGGGACTTCTGGCAGATAGAATGGCCTTGTGGGCCTCAAACTTGCAGCCGCGAATGGTGAAAGTGACGTCACTGAATTTCATGGTTTGATGCAATCCGCCTAGATGTTGGATCAACTCGTCGTCGTTGAATAGGGGCTGATCGCGAAAGTTCTCCGTCCGGCCCGTTAGCGCCGCCTTGGCCACCCAAGTTTCGATTTCGCAGTAGATGGCCAGATGGGCGTTGTCAATCAGCAAATCCTCCTGTCTGTTGTTGGACATATCAACCAGATGAAAAGTGTTTAGAGTGCAAGGCAATTCAGTGCCTCTCGGCCAATTGAGTTCCTTCTGCGAGACTTTCTCGCGCATTTTGTTGACGATTGCAAATTTGACTCGAACTGGGATTAGAATTCGGGATAAACTGGCACCGGCGGGAGTGGCCGAAGAGAGCTTGACGACCACACCCGATTGTTGATTGGAGGCGAAAAGAGCTTGCAAcatccatttgcaatttggAATTTCTTGAGCTGAGAATGGCTCCGATATTACAACTCCTTGTCGATTCAACTCGTAGCGCAGAACGTGGTGAATGGTCCACTCGAAATCCACTTTGACCAACTGAGACATGGAATGGCACCAGTTGCTTGCAATCGGCCGGGAAAAACCAACAGGTAACGTGTCTTCGGCCTGCTGATCAGTCTGTGACGTAGCGGCACCAGCAGCTTCGTTATTTGATTCTTGACTGGCactcatttcttttaaaactgATAGAAAACTTAAATTGATTCGAATAAGCCTTCCTTTCACAGAGAAAGACAAATACTGACTGTGCCCTCGCTCCTCTGGCCCTCTTGCACTGTGAGCATGATAGGAGAAGGATGGGGTAGAAAATGGGGGGTTGAACTCACAAGGGAATATTGCGCGAAATAGCTGAAGGAACTTGCTGGAACTTGGCATACAAACGTTTTTCAGACGTTATGGCTTCGGGCAATTCTGTAAAGGCATTCAAAGTGGAATAAACAATTTAGAATTAAGATGATGTCATTAAACAATCTAAAAATTTGACAACTTATCTTTGGTAGTCAAAGTCAGTGTAAGTCCAACAATGTAACGCGTCAAAACTATTTTGTCTGCACTCTTTGATGTAGTTAAATGGAGTAGGTGTGTCACTAGAAATCCCGCGATAAGTGGTTTGATATCCTTAGAATATCGGACGAACTAAAATGCTTAACTTGACATGACCTTGATCGACCTTGATTAAGCAACCAAACGAAGTCTCAAAGTATATTTTAGAAGCCAGTCGGCCAACAGCTTTCAGCCTTTCACGTTGTTGACAGACATGGCTGATTTGTATTCATTATCACTCAGCTTtgccaacatttcaaaaactgTTTTGTGTGTCGTTTTAAAGGTGCCACAGATCATTAGTTTGGTGAACAGCAAAAGCACGACTGGATTGAGTCTATCCGGCACTCTACTTGAATTGACTTCGTAAGTATTTTAATTCTATTCGTACACGTACACGTTTGACTCGGCCATTTGTATTATCATAGATTTACTATTGGGCTCTGCTACAATGTATTCAGCGGTTACGCACTTTCGTCCTATTTGGAGTATCCGATTCTTGTTGGGcaagttcttcttctgttgGCCCTTTTACTCCATTACAGTCGACGAATCGGTCCGAAATGGTTGGCCGCATTTGGAGTTTATTCAGCCGTCGTCTACGCCTTGTCCACAGGCATGTTTCCTGGCGCTCTGCTAGTCACGTTGATggtgaaatatttgttttgttttcttgtcgaGAGATTAGATGATTAATTCAAAGATTGAATATTATAGAGTCTCTGCACGCCGTTATCTGCGGCGAGTAGACTGGTCCAAATTCGAACTATGCACTTCTCTCAAAACTCGGAGTCTGTCAGTGTTTTGACTTGGTCAATCGCCGTCTACACGTGCGTCAGTAAGCGTCGTTACACTTCTCTCAGTCTGAATAGAATttaggtttttgtttttctattttctcagTGCggatttttattactttggatCGCGGTTTCGACGCTCCGCTGTTGGCCAACTATTCAGTTAGTTTGATTCTTAATTTGGCCGTGATAACTTTGGCGTTGAAACTGAGACGGCCGTCGAAGAAAGACGAGAAAATCGAGTGACATTAAATTTGATGGCCAACAAATTCTATTTTACGCGTGACGTAATTATTTATCCGACGTTAATTATGATTAGTCCAGTGCAGATTGAGTACCGCCGATAGAGACAAAAAGGACATagctataataataaattgtttAACTAACTAACTAGAAAGAGACTGTTGTGTTTAAATTCTTGCTCGTTTGAATATGGCATATGTCCTTTTGAGTTGTCTGCACGTTTCTCAGAGTTTGTTCATCCTCGTCTATATTCGATCGTACAGAAGCTTCTCTTTTCTAATTTGACATTTACCTGCCACTGCTGGTTAAATTGTAGTGGAAGCTCCTCGGCATCTGATATGGGATGACCTTAAAAGGGGCATCAACGTCAAACAACTTGTCAAGTCAAACGAGTGATGTGTTAACTGTCAGGGTGATTGAGAACtccgtcgtttttttttaaataaacgaacgttttcctattttctattCTTATTTGGAATGTTTAACTGGAAGGCAAGCGTCTGTGCGCCTCTAAAGATCCTGTCACACGCATTCCTAATGCATCCGCCATGCTATCCCTGCATTTGTTTCCCAAATAACACAGTATACCTGATTCCTTTCTAATAATGGTCAGTCACACACAGTCAACAGGACGTATACATTTTTCAGTGGTGAATTTAGTGCCTTTTTAGTGGAATAAAACGTAAATCGTCATGAAAACAtcggtaatatttttttaatgaaacctCTCAATAATAATGTTTAACACAAAAGTTAatctttcactttttcttaCAGGTGTTGGCCTTTTTCATCATGGTGTGGATGATGAAGCAGTCTCAAACGTATCCAACGCAACCGACAATGCGTCAGCCACAGTTCAAAATTACCGACGACGAATTCAATTGGTACAAGCCGGTTGCAGTTATCCTGAAACCAGCGTCGAAAAGAGATTTGCAACAGCGACTGCTTCAGGTTAACGTCGATGAATTCCTGTTAGCGTCTTATCCACCATCTCTACTTCCACCTTGGCCATTTGTCCAAGATTATTCGGCTTTATTCCGCCGCTGGATTAATTACCAATCGAGTGACAGATTAAGGGATGTGTACAGAAGATACGAGTTAGCTGGTGATGTCGAGCGTAGATTAACATCTCTGGCCAGGATGGGACTCGTTGCCATTCCGAAGGTGACGAAAATCAATCGCCAAAGAAGTGGAAATAACCGAAATCAGGAACAACCGATGCCAGAACaaagtaagtttattttttttaaatattacattAACTAGCGTGTGTGTACTCATGTGCAAAGACTGGCGTGATTTTTCGTCTAGACGTGCGTTCCCGAACAGCCAATCCTTACGATTTCTTTTCAGGGAAAAAGGGTAAAGACAAACTGCCACCTCCGTGGTTGTATGAACTCGTCGGACCTCCTGGACCAGCTGGTACTATTATCTGTCGCTATTACTGGTATTTAAtcataattcattttattcatttattcttGCGATTCTTTGGTGTGTAGGAAAAGACGGTGTCAATGGGAAGGATGGTAGAGACGGAATTCCCGGAGCAATTGGTCCGCCCGGACCTCAAGGTTTAATGGGTGTGAATTGTTTCATAggttttttcaatatttatttcgcttgagaattttcttcatttggttATTTATATAGGTCCCCCTGGGCAAAATGGAATGAATGGCTCACCGGGTTCTCAAGGCCCTCCCGGAATACCTGGTGCTCAAGGAGTTCAAGGGTCGCAAGGCCCACAAGGTCCGACAAGTTTAAACTGTTAAATTGTTATTCCACTTAACAAAAATGCGTCAAATGTAATTTCCAAATAGGGAGCGACGGAAAGGATGGTTCCGATGGAACGCACGGGAAGGATGGGACTCCTGGTGCTGCTGGTACGGCGAGTTTgtcaacaaatttgaaatttaattgtcaaaattgaaatgaaaaatgcctGATtaggaaaaattgttttaattaacTGCATTTCAAAGGGCCTTCTGGTACACCAGGACAGAATGCAAAAGACGGAAGAGATGGATCAGCTGGACCACCCGGTGCACCAGGTATATAATAATACTCCGAAACTATATTTATTAAATGACACAGATATTTGGTTTCTTGAAAGGTCAACCAGGAACTGCCGGACAAAATGGGAAGGATGGTGTTGACGGGAAAGATGGTCAAGACGGAGCTCCGGGTGCACCAGGTATATAaaatgtgttttgtttgttttttattttaaaattttattttaactttttttttattttggggaaaTTGCTCGCTTCTGTTAAGTCTTAGTTAATTCTGTATGATTATCCTTCATACTCTTATAGGTCCTCCTGGAAAAGACGGCCAAGATGGAAGGCCCGGAACGTATGGCCAAGATGGTCAAGATGGATCGGTAGGAGCAGCCGGGCCTAGC
The sequence above is drawn from the Daphnia pulicaria isolate SC F1-1A chromosome 1, SC_F0-13Bv2, whole genome shotgun sequence genome and encodes:
- the LOC124311623 gene encoding collagen alpha-1(I) chain-like isoform X2, translated to MKTSVLAFFIMVWMMKQSQTYPTQPTMRQPQFKITDDEFNWYKPVAVILKPASKRDLQQRLLQVNVDEFLLASYPPSLLPPWPFVQDYSALFRRWINYQSSDRLRDVYRRYELAGDVERRLTSLARMGLVAIPKVTKINRQRSGNNRNQEQPMPEQRKKGKDKLPPPWLYELVGPPGPAGKDGVNGKDGRDGIPGAIGPPGPQGLMGPPGQNGMNGSPGSQGPPGIPGAQGVQGSQGPQGSDGKDGSDGTHGKDGTPGAAGPSGTPGQNAKDGRDGSAGPPGAPGQPGTAGQNGKDGVDGKDGQDGAPGAPGPPGKDGQDGRPGTYGQDGQDGSVGAAGPSGVAGLSGAAGVSGPAGVPGIPGTPGTPGVQWPSSSIG
- the LOC124323345 gene encoding solute carrier family 66 member 3-like — translated: MADLYSLSLSFANISKTVLCVVLKVPQIISLVNSKSTTGLSLSGTLLELTSFTIGLCYNVFSGYALSSYLEYPILVGQVLLLLALLLHYSRRIGPKWLAAFGVYSAVVYALSTGMFPGALLVTLMSLCTPLSAASRLVQIRTMHFSQNSESVSVLTWSIAVYTCVMRIFITLDRGFDAPLLANYSVSLILNLAVITLALKLRRPSKKDEKIE
- the LOC124311752 gene encoding speckle-type POZ protein-like; the encoded protein is MSASQESNNEAAGAATSQTDQQAEDTLPVGFSRPIASNWCHSMSQLVKVDFEWTIHHVLRYELNRQGVVISEPFSAQEIPNCKWMLQALFASNQQSGVVVKLSSATPAGASLSRILIPVRVKFAIVNKMREKVSQKELNWPRGTELPCTLNTFHLVDMSNNRQEDLLIDNAHLAIYCEIETWVAKAALTGRTENFRDQPLFNDDELIQHLGGLHQTMKFSDVTFTIRGCKFEAHKAILSARSPVFAAMFDHETAENLSHQVKINDVDPEVFQELLRFVYTGRIPVIKMKTLTTGLLAAAGKYLLGSLMTACEKLLEAERTELSSQFPERGDDHRWMEHGETGSLHLAV
- the LOC124311623 gene encoding collagen alpha-1(I) chain-like isoform X1, yielding MKTSVLAFFIMVWMMKQSQTYPTQPTMRQPQFKITDDEFNWYKPVAVILKPASKRDLQQRLLQVNVDEFLLASYPPSLLPPWPFVQDYSALFRRWINYQSSDRLRDVYRRYELAGDVERRLTSLARMGLVAIPKVTKINRQRSGNNRNQEQPMPEQNVRSRTANPYDFFSGKKGKDKLPPPWLYELVGPPGPAGKDGVNGKDGRDGIPGAIGPPGPQGLMGPPGQNGMNGSPGSQGPPGIPGAQGVQGSQGPQGSDGKDGSDGTHGKDGTPGAAGPSGTPGQNAKDGRDGSAGPPGAPGQPGTAGQNGKDGVDGKDGQDGAPGAPGPPGKDGQDGRPGTYGQDGQDGSVGAAGPSGVAGLSGAAGVSGPAGVPGIPGTPGTPGVQWPSSSIG